One part of the [Synechococcus] sp. NIES-970 genome encodes these proteins:
- the pucC gene encoding PucC protein, translating into MTTSEVTSTAQANFPTVGPFTMFRLGLFNLGLGLMSVLTLAVLNRVMISELSIPATVTAGALAIPQFMAPARVWFGQLSDSKKIFNLHRSGYVWIGTVLFGAAIFLAVQIVWQLAIAVRANGGWAWSGETLLWAIALGAVLGFYGLALSSTSTPFTALLVDISEEDSRSKIVAVVWSMLLFGVVIGGISGSIFLDRVQQAGVILGANAGAIISQGEKLLNTPVETLIGPINSLFLIVPAIAFGLGLLGTLGVERKYSRFNQRNAPSNREDQITFRDSLKVVASSRQTAIFFGFLVTFTISLFMQEAVLEPYGGEVFGMSIGESTLLNSYWGMGVLVGYSVTGFLVVPRIGKKNTARFGCLLTAACFFLIILAGFTQQPKILQYALILFGMATGIGTIGAISLMLDLTAAETAGTFIGTWALAQAMSRAIATLMGGVVLDIGRAIFQTPLLAYSSVFVLQAIGMFSAIFILNQVNIREFKENTQQAIATILEGELDG; encoded by the coding sequence GCCCCTTTACAATGTTCCGCCTGGGGTTGTTCAACTTGGGTCTTGGCTTAATGTCTGTGTTGACCCTGGCCGTACTGAACCGGGTGATGATCAGCGAATTGAGTATTCCGGCCACCGTAACGGCGGGGGCCCTGGCCATACCGCAGTTTATGGCCCCAGCGCGGGTCTGGTTTGGACAGCTCTCGGACAGCAAAAAGATTTTTAATCTCCACCGCAGCGGTTATGTCTGGATTGGCACCGTATTATTTGGAGCAGCGATTTTTCTAGCGGTGCAAATCGTCTGGCAGTTGGCGATCGCCGTGCGAGCCAATGGCGGCTGGGCCTGGTCGGGGGAGACGCTACTGTGGGCGATCGCCCTGGGGGCCGTGCTCGGCTTTTATGGTCTAGCCTTAAGCTCTACCTCGACCCCATTTACAGCGCTGCTGGTCGACATTTCCGAGGAAGATAGCCGTTCCAAAATTGTCGCGGTGGTTTGGTCGATGCTCCTGTTTGGTGTGGTTATTGGGGGTATCAGCGGTAGTATTTTTCTCGATCGTGTGCAACAGGCCGGGGTGATCTTAGGGGCGAATGCGGGGGCGATCATTTCCCAGGGAGAAAAACTCCTCAATACCCCCGTTGAAACGCTGATCGGGCCAATCAATTCCTTATTTCTCATTGTGCCGGCGATCGCCTTTGGGCTTGGGTTATTGGGGACCCTCGGCGTTGAACGTAAATATTCTCGTTTTAATCAGCGTAACGCCCCCAGCAATCGCGAAGACCAAATCACCTTCCGCGATTCTCTCAAGGTGGTGGCCAGCAGCCGACAAACGGCTATTTTTTTCGGCTTTCTTGTCACCTTTACGATCAGCTTATTTATGCAGGAAGCGGTACTAGAACCCTATGGCGGTGAGGTGTTCGGTATGTCTATCGGCGAAAGTACCCTGCTGAATTCCTACTGGGGAATGGGGGTCTTGGTGGGTTATAGTGTCACGGGCTTTCTTGTGGTGCCCCGCATCGGTAAAAAGAATACGGCCCGCTTTGGTTGTCTGTTAACGGCGGCCTGTTTCTTTTTAATTATCCTGGCAGGCTTTACCCAGCAGCCAAAAATCCTCCAATACGCTCTCATCCTTTTCGGCATGGCCACGGGGATCGGCACCATCGGCGCCATTAGTTTGATGCTCGATCTGACTGCTGCGGAAACTGCGGGGACTTTTATCGGCACTTGGGCCTTGGCTCAGGCGATGTCCCGAGCGATCGCCACCCTGATGGGCGGTGTGGTTCTCGATATTGGTCGGGCCATCTTTCAAACGCCGCTCCTGGCCTACAGCAGCGTATTTGTACTCCAGGCGATCGGCATGTTTAGCGCCATATTTATTCTCAATCAGGTGAATATCCGCGAATTCAAAGAAAATACCCAGCAGGCGATCGCCACAATCCTCGAAGGGGAACTCGATGGCTAG
- a CDS encoding NAD-dependent epimerase/dehydratase: MRILVTGGAGFIGSHLVDRLMAEGHEVICLDNFYTGRKQNLLKWIGNPYFEMVRHDITEPIRLEIDQVYHLACPASPVHYQFNAIKTVKTNVIGTLNMLGLAKRVKARILLASTSEVYGDPDIHPQPETYHGNVNPIGVRSCYDEGKRIAETLAFDYHRSNGVDIRVARIFNTYGPNMLPNDGRVVSNFIVQALQGKPLTVYGDGSQTRSFCYVSDLVEGLIRLMNQDFIGPVNLGNPDEYTILELAQTIQNMVNPDAELGFEPLPLDDPHQRQPDITRAKTYLNWQPTVPLQEGLAKTITYFRNYFTA; encoded by the coding sequence ATGAGAATTCTAGTAACTGGTGGTGCAGGATTTATTGGCTCCCACCTCGTTGATCGCCTGATGGCCGAGGGCCATGAAGTGATCTGCCTCGATAACTTTTATACAGGCCGCAAGCAGAATCTCCTTAAGTGGATTGGCAATCCCTATTTTGAGATGGTGCGCCATGACATTACTGAACCAATTCGCCTCGAAATAGACCAGGTTTATCATCTCGCTTGTCCCGCTTCGCCCGTCCATTACCAATTCAATGCCATTAAAACCGTCAAAACCAACGTGATCGGCACTTTGAACATGTTGGGGTTGGCAAAACGAGTCAAAGCAAGAATTTTACTGGCTTCCACTTCTGAAGTGTATGGCGATCCGGATATACATCCTCAACCAGAGACTTATCATGGTAACGTCAATCCCATTGGAGTCAGATCCTGTTACGACGAGGGGAAGCGGATCGCAGAGACACTTGCCTTTGATTATCATCGTTCCAATGGGGTCGATATTCGTGTTGCTCGTATTTTCAACACCTATGGTCCCAATATGCTGCCTAATGATGGGCGCGTGGTCAGTAACTTTATTGTTCAGGCGTTGCAAGGAAAACCACTGACGGTCTATGGAGATGGTTCTCAAACTCGCAGTTTCTGCTATGTGAGCGATTTAGTTGAAGGATTAATTCGTCTGATGAACCAAGACTTTATTGGGCCCGTCAATTTAGGCAATCCTGATGAGTACACCATTTTGGAGTTAGCCCAAACGATTCAAAACATGGTTAATCCTGATGCTGAACTGGGTTTTGAGCCGCTGCCCCTGGATGATCCGCATCAACGACAACCGGATATTACTCGGGCCAAAACTTATCTAAATTGGCAGCCAACAGTGCCTCTTCAAGAGGGATTAGCGAAAACAATCACCTATTTTCGCAATTATTTCACAGCGTAA